The Opisthocomus hoazin isolate bOpiHoa1 chromosome 20, bOpiHoa1.hap1, whole genome shotgun sequence genome window below encodes:
- the FZD9 gene encoding LOW QUALITY PROTEIN: frizzled-9 (The sequence of the model RefSeq protein was modified relative to this genomic sequence to represent the inferred CDS: deleted 3 bases in 2 codons) produces MAAGLRLALAALWQLAAGGRALELAGPEGSRGRAARCQPVDIPMCRGIGYNLTRMPNLLGHESQREAALKLHEFAPLVEYGCHVHLRFFLCSLYAPMCTHQVSASIPACRPMCEQARHKCVPIMEQFNFGWPDSLDCARLPTKNDPNALCMEAPENASAAEPHKGQGMLPVAPRPWPPGAAEGRGPDGLGACDNPEKFQYVEKSLSCAPRCSPGVDVYWSREDKDFAFIWMAVWSTLCFVSTAFTVLTFLLDPHRFQYPERPIIFLSMCYNVYSAANCSLEASVPTVAVFMLKIFMSLVGGCITSGVWVWSSKTLQTWQSLCNRKLGVRTRGKPCSGVEGQALAAGVSCGGGHGHYKAPAVVLHMAKADPYLDNPTHV; encoded by the exons atggcggcggggctgcggctggcgcTGGCCGCGCTGTGGCagctggcggcgggcgggcgggcgctggagctggcggggccggaggggtcgcgggggcgggcggcgcggtgcCAGCCCGTGGACATCCCCATGTGCCGCGGCATCGGGTACAACCTGACCCGCATGCCCAACCTGCTGGGCCACGAGAGCCAGCGCGAGGCCGCCCTGAAGCTGCACGAGTTCGCGCCGCTGGTGGAGTACGGCTGCCACGTCCACCTCCgcttcttcctctgctccctctACGCGCCCATGTGCACCCACCAGGTGAGTGCCAGCATCCCCGCCTGCCGCCCCATGTGCGAGCAGGCCCGCCACAAGTGCGTCCCCATCATGGAGCAGTTCAACTTCGGCTGGCCCGACTCGCTCGACTGCGCCCGCCTGCCCACCAAGAACGACCCCAACGCCCTCTGCATGGAGGCCCCCGAGAACGCCTCCGCCGCCGAGCCCCACAAGGGCCAGGGCATGCTGCCCGTGGCCCCCCGGCCGTGGCCGCCGGGTGCCGCCGAGGGCCGGGGACCCGACGGGCTGGGGGCCTGCGACAACCCCGAGAAGTTCCAGTACGTGGAGAAGAGCCTCTCCTGCGCGCCCCGCTGCTCGCCCGGCGTGGACGTCTACTGGTCACGGGAGGACAAGGACTTCGCCTTCATCTGGATGGCCGTCTGGTCCACCCTCTGCTTCGTCTCCACCGCCTTCACCGTCCTCACCTTCCTGCTCGACCCCCACCGCTTCCAGTACCCCGAGCGGCCCATCATCTTCCTCTCCATGTGCTACAACGTCTACTCC GCTGCCAACTGCTCCTTGGAGGCCTCGGTGCCCACCGTGGCCGTCTTCATGCTAAAGATTTTCATGTCGCTGGTGGGTGGGTGCATCACCAGCGGGGTGTGG GTGTGGAGCTCCAAGACGCTGCAGACCTGGCAGAGCCTGTGCAACAGAAAGCTGGGCGTGAGGACGAGGGGCAAGCCCTGCAGCGGGGTCGAGGGGCAAGCCCTGGCAGCG GGGGTCAGCtgcggcggggggcacggccaCTACAAAGCCCCCGCCGTCGTGCTGCACATGGCCAAGGCGGACCCGTACCTGGACAACCCGACGCACGTCTAG